TTCTCTTGTTGCTGCTCACCGCAGCTTGCTTCAGCTATTTGCGTGGACATCGCGCTCTTGCCGGTGCGCTGGTGGCGATTGCCGCGGCCTGTAAGGTCTTTCCGCTTCTCCTGTTCGTATTTTTTCTACAGCGCAGAGACTGGCGTGCGCTCGCATCAGGCGCACTTACAGGCCTCTCCGCAGTTGCCATCTCCATCGCCATCTTCGGCCTGAACGCACACCGTACCTGGCTCCAGGAGATTCTACCCTGGGTCATGCGCGGAGAGGGGCTCGGCACCTATACGGCCGCCGCCTCCATCTCCGGTGTCCTGCATTGCCTCTTCCTCTCCGAACCCCAGTGGAACCCGCATCCCTGGCACGCATCCGTCCTTTGCTATTCACTGCTTGCGCCCGCGCTGCAGATGCTGGCACTAGCGCCAGCCATCCTGCTCATTCGCAGAAAAGATCACAGCAAACACCGCATCCTGCTGGAATGGTCGGCGCTATTGACGGCTGCTCTCGCCATCTCCACCATTCCGGCCTCTTACAACTTCGTTCTCATGCTCTTTCCTGTATGCGTGCTGGCGGCGACGCTGCTCCAACGCGGATACCATCTGTGGCTCGCAGCCCTGATCGCTGCCTACCTTGGCATCGGCTTTCCATTCCCCGTGCCCAACAGACCATTGGGCCTCTCAGTCCTTTTGTACGTTCCGCGACTTCCCCTAATGATGGCAGTACTCTGCGGGACTTACGCCCTCTTGTGGCGCGACACTACGCAAACAAGTTCCACCCGTGACTGGAGTCGTTACGCCTGGCCAATAGTCATGGCCACATCCGTAATCCTCAGCGCAAGCTCAACACTTCACATCGAACGAGCCATGCGGCAGGAGTACGCCTACCGTTTACCCCTGCAAACACAGGGATTTCTCAATTCAACTCCACAGTTAATTCGTAATGAAATCAGTTACAGTTCATTTACCTTCACGGGATACCAGCTAGTCACCCATGTCCAGAATGGAGTTCGAGTCAATCCCGCTGCCGACGCTCCGTACGACAATCTTTCCTTCACCCGCGACCCCGGACACACTTTTGTGGAGCAGGCATCAAGCCCCCGCTCACAGCTCATAGACCTGCAAGACACTACACACCTCGTGATCGAGGATGCGCGAGAACCGGCACTCTCATCCGATGGCCACGATCTCTCATTCATACGCGACGATCATGGCCGCGGACGACTTATGCTCCGCAGAGCATTTCAATCCAACACCGCACCTGATGTTGCACTGACTCCTCTTCAGCTAAATATCTACGAAGACTCGTTCCTCTCTGAGAGTGAGTACGCATTCTCCGCCACCGAAGCGGGCCATCAGCCCCAGATATACATAACGGATGCGACTCACAATAACTCCCCGATCACACTCGAGGCCTCTCGCTATCCGTCACTCTCTCCCGACCGGCGATGGATGGCCTACAGTCATCTTGATCGCGGTGTCTGGAACCTCTGGCTTCGTGATCGGGCAAGCGGCGCAACCCACAGGATCGCCGACGTTCCCTGCAACCAGATTCAACCTTCATGGGAGAGCGACTCACACACCCTGCTCTATTCCACCGATTGCGGCCGCAGCATATGGTTCACAGCCGTGGCGCGGCGAAGAGTCATTCCATAAAAAAGTTTATAGGCCACTAACCAGAAGATCGAGCTGCTCAATCGCTTGCTCCGAGTCACAGTATTCAAGCTCATACGTCGGAACTCGATCGAATATCCCCAGGATCTTCTCATGCTGGGCACGAATCTCACCCGCTGAATAAAGCTCTCTGCGCATACGCCTTGCGGCCGTACCCTCGGGCAAGGACACAAGCCTTCCCAGTGCAGACGGACGACGCACGAGATAAATAATCGCACACACCCTGGCATCGCTTGCCGTGCGAAGAACGGGCAACTCAGATACCGGAACCTCAATGGAAGGTTTCCCCTCCATACGCGGCGTTACCTCATGACTAAGCAGCTCTGGAAACAACTCCTTCGCCGCCGGACGAAAGCGTACTCGATGCGAGTGCCCCACCACTCGCGGAGCATCCGACTGGTTGATGAGATAACTAGTGTCATCCGACGTATAGGTCCATCCAGCACGCGCACAGGCATAAGCCAACGTTGACTTTCCCGCACCCGAGTCACCACAGAGCAAGAGTCCTCTTCCGTCCTTGCCAACACAGGCCGCATGAAGATCGGTAACGACTGACGCACCCAACAGCAGGTAGACCATCTTCTCTATAAAGTTGTAACGAAGGTAGAGCCTGTTCATCGACGCAGCCCTGGTCAACCACGCAAAGCCAGTGCAAGTCTTAAAATCCAGCATCGCCTGATTCTGTACATCCGCAACCAGGGAGTACAGATGGTTATACTCTCGACGAGTTGGCTCAGGGGGAGTTGCAAGACTAGTCCCTTCGCTGATTCCAATGCGTATCTGCAAACCTGTAACGGCACGACACTCCTTGATGTGCCCAAAACTCTCGTTCGCTGCTTCAAGCACATCGCGATGATTGGTCAGAATCTCGATAGCAAAGCCAAGCGGATAA
This is a stretch of genomic DNA from Granulicella sp. WH15. It encodes these proteins:
- a CDS encoding glycosyltransferase 87 family protein, translating into MTTPQHHRVVSWLERALLLLTVSFLCIHTLPRAWRTLNTDFPNYYLAAHLAHEGYDTSRMYEWPWIEREKDHRAIDIRVIGLLPITPFSTLAVWPLTGFTPLHAKHIWILLNLAFLIPIGWMLRSLTGLSAQRIALAMFLSFPLHRNLLYGQFYVILLLLLTAACFSYLRGHRALAGALVAIAAACKVFPLLLFVFFLQRRDWRALASGALTGLSAVAISIAIFGLNAHRTWLQEILPWVMRGEGLGTYTAAASISGVLHCLFLSEPQWNPHPWHASVLCYSLLAPALQMLALAPAILLIRRKDHSKHRILLEWSALLTAALAISTIPASYNFVLMLFPVCVLAATLLQRGYHLWLAALIAAYLGIGFPFPVPNRPLGLSVLLYVPRLPLMMAVLCGTYALLWRDTTQTSSTRDWSRYAWPIVMATSVILSASSTLHIERAMRQEYAYRLPLQTQGFLNSTPQLIRNEISYSSFTFTGYQLVTHVQNGVRVNPAADAPYDNLSFTRDPGHTFVEQASSPRSQLIDLQDTTHLVIEDAREPALSSDGHDLSFIRDDHGRGRLMLRRAFQSNTAPDVALTPLQLNIYEDSFLSESEYAFSATEAGHQPQIYITDATHNNSPITLEASRYPSLSPDRRWMAYSHLDRGVWNLWLRDRASGATHRIADVPCNQIQPSWESDSHTLLYSTDCGRSIWFTAVARRRVIP
- a CDS encoding aldolase, whose translation is MDSELIDQVAPEEVVEKALGRSQDALLCDMDLPLRETFYPLGFAIEILTNHRDVLEAANESFGHIKECRAVTGLQIRIGISEGTSLATPPEPTRREYNHLYSLVADVQNQAMLDFKTCTGFAWLTRAASMNRLYLRYNFIEKMVYLLLGASVVTDLHAACVGKDGRGLLLCGDSGAGKSTLAYACARAGWTYTSDDTSYLINQSDAPRVVGHSHRVRFRPAAKELFPELLSHEVTPRMEGKPSIEVPVSELPVLRTASDARVCAIIYLVRRPSALGRLVSLPEGTAARRMRRELYSAGEIRAQHEKILGIFDRVPTYELEYCDSEQAIEQLDLLVSGL